The following proteins are encoded in a genomic region of Neoarius graeffei isolate fNeoGra1 chromosome 6, fNeoGra1.pri, whole genome shotgun sequence:
- the LOC132888247 gene encoding zinc finger BED domain-containing protein 4-like, with amino-acid sequence MMIDSLVHCKRALQSYASDSNSNLPATLNGNQWSLLEKTATVLKPFQELTAEVSAASATAADVIPSVRVLTRFLENESEEHRGIQTMKATLLDAVHTRFYLVEKEPLYAVATMLDPRYKDKFFTNATNLDQAKEALKVEVMKMDQELKTMPSGEGVAEAETARQTTGMEAGSSTSSLGSFFDEILEESCTAGPSEEQQITPGALFQLESYLSEPPLGRKSNPFHYWRDNQARLPTLAATAAKFLSAPCTSVE; translated from the exons ATGATGATCGACAGCCTGGTGCATTGTAAGCGGGCACTGCAGTCCTATGCATCGGATAGTAACAGCAATCTGCCAGCCACGTTAAATGGAAACCAATGGTCGCTGCTAGAGAAAACGGCGACAGTCCTTAAACCCTTCCAAGAGCTGACAGCCGAGGTCAGTGCAGCTTCCGCCACAGCAGCCGATGTTATCCCATCTGTCCGCGTGCTGACACGCTTTCTGGAGAATGAGAGCGAAGAACACCGAGGTATTCAAACCATGAAGGCCACATTACTTGATGCGGTTCACACACGTTTTTACCTTGTGGAAAAGGAACCCCTCTATGCCGTGGCAACAATGCTAGATCCACGCTATAAAGACAA GTTCTTCACCAATGCTACCAACCTGGATCAGGCAAAGGAAGCACTAAAGGTAGAGGTGATGAAAATGGACCAAGAACTGAAAACCATGCCCTCTGGAGAAGGTGTGGCTGAGGCTGAGACAGCAAGACAAACAACAGGAATGGAGGCTGGAAGCTCAACCAGCAGCCTGGGCAGCTTCTTTGACGAGATACTGGAGGAGAGCTGCACAGCAGGTCCGTCTGAGGAGCAGCAGATCACCCCAGGGGCACTGTTTCAGTTGGAGAGCTACCTCAGTGAGCCTCCACTTGGGCGCAAGAGCAATCCTTTTCACTACTGGAGAGACAATCAGGCTCGACTACCCACCCTGGCAGCAACAGCAGCCAAGTTCCTCAGTGCTCCTTGCACCAGCGTTGAGTGA